A DNA window from Hevea brasiliensis isolate MT/VB/25A 57/8 chromosome 2, ASM3005281v1, whole genome shotgun sequence contains the following coding sequences:
- the LOC110644873 gene encoding zinc finger protein 11-like yields MERTCFGSEGDNSSGFLWPQRNYTCSFCKRQFNSAQALGGHMNVHRRDRAMLIQLPSWVFECPNPNPNFSSSTSLSLSSSRSTSAKLLSYPCTPHHSLLSPSFTSFSSSPSYQDKKSTALECPQRDSSTPLSEDLKKKKKKKSMRAVVEVEEFNKGFAQKYELEVLKKSEVISLDLEIGCKDPKEVLDLELRLGCF; encoded by the coding sequence ATGGAGAGGACTTGCTTCGGCAGTGAAGGAGACAATTCAAGTGGTTTTTTATGGCCTCAAAGAAACTACACATGTAGCTTTTGCAAGAGGCAATTCAACTCAGCTCAAGCTCTTGGAGGTCACATGAACGTCCATAGGAGAGATAGAGCCATGTTGATACAGCTACCTTCATGGGTTTTtgaatgtccaaaccctaaccctaatttttCTTCCTCTACATCTTTATCTTTATCTTCATCTCGCAGTACTTCAGCTAAGTTGTTGTCATACCCTTGTACTCCTCACCATTCCTTGCTCTCCCCATCCTTCACTTCTTTCTCCTCATCACCGTCTTACCAGGATAAGAAATCCACTGCACTTGAATGTCCTCAACGTGACTCTTCTACTCCTCTGAGTGAAGatttaaagaagaagaagaagaagaagagcatgaGAGCTGTGGTTGAGGTTGAAGAATTCAACAAGGGTTTTGCACAGAAATATGAGcttgaggttttgaagaaaagtgaagttataaGCTTGGACTTGGAGATAGGTTGTAAAGATCCAAAGGAGGTTTTGGATTTGGAACTTCGACTCGGTTGTTTCTAG
- the LOC110644868 gene encoding myosin-16-like isoform X3, whose protein sequence is MRHLQRSFIRLAKITSDFLSQNSLAQILPVEVQYQSDQFLDKNKDSVVPEHQDLLSSSKCSFVSGLFHSFSEETAKPSKFSSIGLRFKQQLQQLMDTLNSTEPHYIRCVKPNNTLEPAIFDSINVMQQLRSGGVLEAIRIKCSRYPTYMTFSEVLHRFGMLAPEIWRGNYEEKVACKWIFEKMELTGYQLGNTKVFLRTGQMAKLDAHRARDVKKDLHIVFIDLEKAYNSVLRDVL, encoded by the exons ATGAGACATTTGCAGAGAAGCTTTATCAGACTTGCAAAGATCACAAGCGATTTTTTAAGCCAAAACTCACTCGCACAGATTTTACCAGTAGAA GTTCAATATCAGTCTGATCAATTTTTAGACAAAAACAAAGACTCTGTTGTACCTGAACATCAAGATTTGTTGAGTTCTTCCAAATGCTCTTTTGTTTCAGGCCTCTTTCATTCATTTTCTGAGGAGACAGCCAAACCATCAAAATTCTCCTCCATCGGATTGCGATTTAAG CAACAACTGCAGCAGTTAATGGATACTCTAAACTCTACAGAGCCCCACTACATTAGATGTGTTAAACCAAATAACACTTTAGAGCCTGCTATATTTGATAGCATCAATGTCATGCAACAACTACGTTCTGGT GGAGTTCTAGAGGCAATCAGAATCAAATGTTCTCGATACCCTACTTACATGACTTTTTCTGAAGTCCTACACCGATTTGGAATGCTTGCACCAGAGATTTGGAGGGGGAA CTATGAAGAGAAGGTAGCATGCAAATGGATTTTTGAAAAGATGGAGCTTACTGGGTATCAG TTGGGAAATACAAAGGTTTTCCTAAGAACTGGTCAGATGGCTAAGTTAGATGCACATAGAgcaagagatgtgaagaaagatctacacatagtttttatcgatttggagaaggcttataacagtgttctaagagatgtcttatga
- the LOC110644868 gene encoding myosin-16-like isoform X1 encodes MVQQEYIKEEIDWSYIDFVDNQDILDLIEKKTGGIIALLDEACMFPKSTHETFAEKLYQTCKDHKRFFKPKLTRTDFTSRSLFHSFSEETAKPSKFSSIGLRFKQQLQQLMDTLNSTEPHYIRCVKPNNTLEPAIFDSINVMQQLRSGGVLEAIRIKCSRYPTYMTFSEVLHRFGMLAPEIWRGNYEEKVACKWIFEKMELTGYQLGNTKVFLRTGQMAKLDAHRARDVKKDLHIVFIDLEKAYNSVLRDVL; translated from the exons ATGGTTCAACAAGAGTATATAAAAGAGGAAATTGATTGGAGCTACATAGATTTTGTTGATAACCAAGATATTCTGGACCTTATTGAGAAG AAAACAGGTGGGATCATTGCCCTGCTTGATGAAGCATG TATGTTTCCAAAGTCAACTCATGAGACATTTGCAGAGAAGCTTTATCAGACTTGCAAAGATCACAAGCGATTTTTTAAGCCAAAACTCACTCGCACAGATTTTACCAGTAGAA GCCTCTTTCATTCATTTTCTGAGGAGACAGCCAAACCATCAAAATTCTCCTCCATCGGATTGCGATTTAAG CAACAACTGCAGCAGTTAATGGATACTCTAAACTCTACAGAGCCCCACTACATTAGATGTGTTAAACCAAATAACACTTTAGAGCCTGCTATATTTGATAGCATCAATGTCATGCAACAACTACGTTCTGGT GGAGTTCTAGAGGCAATCAGAATCAAATGTTCTCGATACCCTACTTACATGACTTTTTCTGAAGTCCTACACCGATTTGGAATGCTTGCACCAGAGATTTGGAGGGGGAA CTATGAAGAGAAGGTAGCATGCAAATGGATTTTTGAAAAGATGGAGCTTACTGGGTATCAG TTGGGAAATACAAAGGTTTTCCTAAGAACTGGTCAGATGGCTAAGTTAGATGCACATAGAgcaagagatgtgaagaaagatctacacatagtttttatcgatttggagaaggcttataacagtgttctaagagatgtcttatga
- the LOC110644868 gene encoding myosin-16-like isoform X2, giving the protein MKHVCFQSQLMRHLQRSFIRLAKITSDFLSQNSLAQILPVEVQYQSDQFLDKNKDSVVPEHQDLLSSSKCSFVSGLFHSFSEETAKPSKFSSIGLRFKQQLQQLMDTLNSTEPHYIRCVKPNNTLEPAIFDSINVMQQLRSGGVLEAIRIKCSRYPTYMTFSEVLHRFGMLAPEIWRGNYEEKVACKWIFEKMELTGYQLGNTKVFLRTGQMAKLDAHRARDVKKDLHIVFIDLEKAYNSVLRDVL; this is encoded by the exons ATGAAGCATG TATGTTTCCAAAGTCAACTCATGAGACATTTGCAGAGAAGCTTTATCAGACTTGCAAAGATCACAAGCGATTTTTTAAGCCAAAACTCACTCGCACAGATTTTACCAGTAGAA GTTCAATATCAGTCTGATCAATTTTTAGACAAAAACAAAGACTCTGTTGTACCTGAACATCAAGATTTGTTGAGTTCTTCCAAATGCTCTTTTGTTTCAGGCCTCTTTCATTCATTTTCTGAGGAGACAGCCAAACCATCAAAATTCTCCTCCATCGGATTGCGATTTAAG CAACAACTGCAGCAGTTAATGGATACTCTAAACTCTACAGAGCCCCACTACATTAGATGTGTTAAACCAAATAACACTTTAGAGCCTGCTATATTTGATAGCATCAATGTCATGCAACAACTACGTTCTGGT GGAGTTCTAGAGGCAATCAGAATCAAATGTTCTCGATACCCTACTTACATGACTTTTTCTGAAGTCCTACACCGATTTGGAATGCTTGCACCAGAGATTTGGAGGGGGAA CTATGAAGAGAAGGTAGCATGCAAATGGATTTTTGAAAAGATGGAGCTTACTGGGTATCAG TTGGGAAATACAAAGGTTTTCCTAAGAACTGGTCAGATGGCTAAGTTAGATGCACATAGAgcaagagatgtgaagaaagatctacacatagtttttatcgatttggagaaggcttataacagtgttctaagagatgtcttatga
- the LOC110644868 gene encoding myosin-16-like isoform X4, protein MVQYQSDQFLDKNKDSVVPEHQDLLSSSKCSFVSGLFHSFSEETAKPSKFSSIGLRFKQQLQQLMDTLNSTEPHYIRCVKPNNTLEPAIFDSINVMQQLRSGGVLEAIRIKCSRYPTYMTFSEVLHRFGMLAPEIWRGNYEEKVACKWIFEKMELTGYQLGNTKVFLRTGQMAKLDAHRARDVKKDLHIVFIDLEKAYNSVLRDVL, encoded by the exons ATG GTTCAATATCAGTCTGATCAATTTTTAGACAAAAACAAAGACTCTGTTGTACCTGAACATCAAGATTTGTTGAGTTCTTCCAAATGCTCTTTTGTTTCAGGCCTCTTTCATTCATTTTCTGAGGAGACAGCCAAACCATCAAAATTCTCCTCCATCGGATTGCGATTTAAG CAACAACTGCAGCAGTTAATGGATACTCTAAACTCTACAGAGCCCCACTACATTAGATGTGTTAAACCAAATAACACTTTAGAGCCTGCTATATTTGATAGCATCAATGTCATGCAACAACTACGTTCTGGT GGAGTTCTAGAGGCAATCAGAATCAAATGTTCTCGATACCCTACTTACATGACTTTTTCTGAAGTCCTACACCGATTTGGAATGCTTGCACCAGAGATTTGGAGGGGGAA CTATGAAGAGAAGGTAGCATGCAAATGGATTTTTGAAAAGATGGAGCTTACTGGGTATCAG TTGGGAAATACAAAGGTTTTCCTAAGAACTGGTCAGATGGCTAAGTTAGATGCACATAGAgcaagagatgtgaagaaagatctacacatagtttttatcgatttggagaaggcttataacagtgttctaagagatgtcttatga